TAATTGCACGAATAAAATCCATTAGTTACTCCTCGAAATTTCCAGTAAAAGCATCAAAACCATGACACCATCCTGTTGATATTTTGTCGTTCTTTTATAAGTATATCATAAAAAATCATCGAATAAAGCTCTAAAAAAGCCTGAATTATTAGGAAAATCTGCATTTTTATTCTTGACATCTTTATATTTTTGCGCTAAAATTGCAATTAACACATCGATAGAGGTCGCAACCAATATGAACCTACGCTGAGTTTGAGCAAAACACAGACGCGTACTTGGGGAGGAGAGGTTGCCGAAAGGGTTTTGTTGCTCAGCAAAATTCTTGGGCTAGTGAGGAAGACTCACTAGACTGTCGCAAAGGATTATACTATGCGGGGGGCTATTCGTTCAGGAAAATCTTAAATTTTTCGTGCGTTTAGCAATCTACTGATAAGATTGCTTTTTTTGTTTTTTGCGGAATTATTTTTCAAGAAACAATCGGTGTTGAATAAAATTTAAGGAGTGAGAAATTGGAAAATTCTCCACAAACAGAAAATACTCAAGTTAAACGTAGCTTGAAACAGCGCCATCTCTCAATGATTGCGCTTGGAGGGACGATTGGTACAGGACTGTTCGTTGCTTCTGGAGCAACGATTTCACAAGCAGGGCCATTTGGTTCACTCGTCGCTTACGCCGCGATTGGGATTATGGTTTATTTCTTGATGACTTCCCTTGGTGAAATGGCAAGCTACTTGCCAATCTCTGGCTCATTTGCCACATTTGCTAGCCGTTATGTTGACAAAGCCTTTGGTTTTGCAATGGGGTGGAACTATTGGTTCAACTGTGCCATTACCGTTGCCGTCGAAATCGCCACCGTTGGTGTCGTCATGAAATTCTGGTTGCCTTCTGTTCCTACTTGGATCTGGTCAGCAATTGTCTTCACTCTTATTCTTGCCATCAACTTGACCTCAGCCCGCGCTTATGGCGAATGGGAATTTTGGATGGCACTTGTTAAAGTCGTGACCGTCATTGTCTTTCTTGCCATTGGTGTCCTTACAATTCTTGGCATTTTCTTCCACCAACCACACCTTAACGTGGCTCACAACCTTTCAGCCGGCGGAAACAATGGTTTCGTTGGTGGTGCAGGTGGAATGCTTGCCGTTCTCATGATTGCAGGATTTTCTTTCCAAGGAACAGAAATCGTTGGTGTGACAGCTGGTGAAGCTGAAAATCCAGAAAAAACTGTTCCCCAAGCCATCAAATCCGTTTTCTGGCGTATCCTCATCTTCTACTTTGCAACAATTTTCATCATCGGTGCATTGATTTGGTATAAAGATCCAAACTTGCTCGCTGCTTCTACTGAAAACATCGCTGTTTCTCCATTCACTTTAGTTTTCCGTGACGCAGGACTTGCCGCTGCCGCCTCTGTCATGAACGCCGTAATCTTAACTTCTGTTATCTCAGCAGGTAACTCTTGGCTCTACTCTGCATCACGTATGCTTTACAGCCTCTCTCTTGAAGGCTTCGCACCAAAAGTCTTTGGTAAAACGCATAAAGGAAATGGTATTCCTACGGCCGCTGTTTTAGTTACGGCTATCCTCGGACTGGCTGCCTTTATCACAAGTTTCTTTGGCCCTGAAGTATACCTCTACCTCGTTGCCGCTTCTGGACTTTCTGGTTTCCTTGCTTGGGTCGGCATTGCCATCGCCCACTTCCGTTTCCGTCGTGCTTTTGTCAAACAGGGACATCACATTGACGAACTCGGGTACAAAGCACGTTGGTTCCCAGTTGGCCCAATCATTGCTCTCGTTATGTCAATCCTTATCATGCTTGGACAAAGTTATGGTACTACAAACTTCCATGGCACTATCGCTCATTGGAACTGGACAGCCATTATCACAACTTACCTCGCTGTCCCACTCTTTCTCATCTTGTATTTTGGCTATAAACTGGTCAAACATTCAAAACTCATCCCACTCGAAGAGGTTGATTTGGATCGCACTTACAATAAATAAAATAAAAAAACTGCTCTCTGAGCAGCTTTTTTATTTTTCGATTTTTAAATCACGTTTGAATTTCTTTTCCGAATAAACCTCAAGAACTCCTAGGGGTGAAAGGACAAG
The DNA window shown above is from Lactococcus sp. S-13 and carries:
- a CDS encoding amino acid permease, translated to MIALGGTIGTGLFVASGATISQAGPFGSLVAYAAIGIMVYFLMTSLGEMASYLPISGSFATFASRYVDKAFGFAMGWNYWFNCAITVAVEIATVGVVMKFWLPSVPTWIWSAIVFTLILAINLTSARAYGEWEFWMALVKVVTVIVFLAIGVLTILGIFFHQPHLNVAHNLSAGGNNGFVGGAGGMLAVLMIAGFSFQGTEIVGVTAGEAENPEKTVPQAIKSVFWRILIFYFATIFIIGALIWYKDPNLLAASTENIAVSPFTLVFRDAGLAAAASVMNAVILTSVISAGNSWLYSASRMLYSLSLEGFAPKVFGKTHKGNGIPTAAVLVTAILGLAAFITSFFGPEVYLYLVAASGLSGFLAWVGIAIAHFRFRRAFVKQGHHIDELGYKARWFPVGPIIALVMSILIMLGQSYGTTNFHGTIAHWNWTAIITTYLAVPLFLILYFGYKLVKHSKLIPLEEVDLDRTYNK